The Syntrophotaleaceae bacterium genomic interval CGTAAAGGAACCTTACCCGAAGGAGTGAAAGCATGAAAAATAACGACAACCACCTCCAGCTTTTTGTCTACGGAACCCTGAAAAAGGGATTCTGGAACTTTGACCGGTTCTGCACCCGGGCCATCAGTATTGAACCCGCCACCACTTGGGGCAGACTTTACCAGCTGCCCGCCGGGTTCCCGGCCTTGGAAGTCCCGGAGAGCAGCATACTGGCCACCGGCACCACCGATCCGCTGGCCGATACCCGAACACAGAGCGCGATTGAGCTGCCTGAAAATGGAATGACCCGCCCGGAAGGCGACTGGGATCTGGTCCATGGGGAGCTGATGACCTTCGCCAATCCCGGCTTCGATCTGCCACCTATCGATCGGCTGGAGGCATTCGACCCGAATGGCCGCTGTGTTTATACGCGGGTTCTGGTGGCGGTGGAGGTCAACGATTTGATCCGGCCTGTTTGGCTGTACCACTACAACCCCGGTCATGATGCGGAGCGGATCACCTCCGGCAAGTGGAGGTGAAAGTGCAGAAATAGTGTTTTTGCAAAATGGGGTTGACAAACATCTCGCATATTCGTATATTATACAGAAATAGCATTACAGCATATTGTAAGGTGAATAAATGAAGATGAAAATAAAAAAGCTGGCAACCGTGCAGATGGGATACTCGTTCCGGTCCCGTCTCGAAGCCTCTGAAGGTGGCGGAGTTGCAGTTATTCAGATGAAGGATCTTCTGGATGACAATACGGTCGGCTGTGATGGTTTGGTCAGAATCAATATGGAAGCCATGAAAGACCACCATCTTGCGCAAAGAGGCGATCTGGTATTCAGGTCTCGCGGGTCTCTAACCACGGCAGCGGTTCTTCTCGAAGATCCGGGCAAGGCCGTTGTCGCCGCTCCTTTATTAAGGATAAGGGTGACCAAGCCGGACAAGATTTTGCCCGAGTATCTGAACTGGTACATCAGTCAGCGGGATGCGCAGATTTTTTTGACCAGCCGGGCCAAAGGGACGGTTCAGAAAATGATCAGTAAGCAGGCTATTGAAGATCTGGAGGTGGCGCTGCCAAGTCTGGAAAAACAGAAAAATATCGTAGAGCTGGCCACGCTGTCTGCTCGTGAACAAACCCTGCTTCATACGCTGGCCGACAAGCGGGAACAATACATTTCAACAGTACTAATGCAGTTTGCAAAAGGAGAATAAAACATGAGCAGTAAGATTGATCAGAAAGACATCAACAACGCGGCATGGGCGGCGTGTGACACCTTCCGGGGCGTTGTTGATCCGGCGCAGTACAAAGACTACATCCTCGTGATGCTATTTTTGAAATACATCTCTGATGTATGGCAGGACCACTACGAAGAGTATCAGAAGCAGTATGGCGATGACGATGTTCGTATCCGCCGCAAGCTGGAGCGTGAGCGTTTTGTTCTTCCGGTGGTGAAACTCACCGAAAAGAATGACGAAACCGGCGAAGAAACGGTTCTGGATGAATTCCCCGCCACCTATTACAGCCTCTATGAACGCCGGTCCGCTGCCAACATCGGCGAGCTGATCAACATCGTGCTCGACCATATTGAAGAGAGCAACAAGAGCAAACTCGAAGGGGTGTTCCGTAATATCGACTTCAACAGCGAGGCCAACCTCGGCAAAACCAAGGACCGCAATCGTCGCCTGAAACAACTGCTGGAGGATTTCCACAAGCCGCAGCTCAATATGAAGCCCAGCCTCGTGTCCGAGGATGTGATCGGTAATACCTACATCTACCTGATTGAGCGCTTTGCCTCCGATTCCGGAAAGAAGGCTGGAGAGTTCTTTACCCCGCTGAAGGTGACCGAACTGGTGGCCAAGCTGGCAGGTCCCAAACCGGGAGATCGTATCTGTGACCCGGCCTGCGGATCAGGCGGACTTTTGATTCAGGCAGCCAAAGAGGTGGGCGACCGCAACTTTGCCCTCTTCGGACAGGAGTCCAACGGCAGCACTTGGGCGCTCTGCCGCATGAACATGTTCCTTCACAGCTTTGACAGTGCCCGGGTGGAATGGTGCGACACCCTGAACAGTCCGCTGCTGGTGGAAAATGACCGGCTGATGAAATTCAACTGCGTGGTGGCTAATCCGCCGTTCTCGCTGGATAAATGGGGTGCCGAAAATGCCGAGAGCGATCAGTACAACCGCTTCTGGCGCGGGGTACCGCCCAAGAGTAAAGGCGACTGGGCCTTTATCAGCCACATGGTGGAAACCGCTCTTGAAAAGCAGGGCCGGGTTGCTGTTGTTGTGCCGCATGGCGTGTTGTTCCGGGGCGCAGCCGAAGGCCGTATTCGTCAGAAAATGATCGAGGAAAACCTGCTGGATGCCGTGATCGGCCTGCCGGGCAACCTGTTCCCGACCACCAACATTCCGGTGGCAATTCTGGTCTTTGACCGCTCCCGTGAAAAAGGCGGCGTTCGGGAAGAATGCAAAAACGTCTTCTTTGTCGATGCCAGCCGCGAGTTCGTCTCTGGGAAAAACATGAACACCCTCTCGGAAGCGCATATCGGTAAGATCATGGCAACCTACGCCGCTCGGGCTGAAGAGGAAAAGTACGCCCATGTGGCCGAGTTCGCCGAGATCAAGGAAAACGACTTCAACCTCAATATCCCCCGCTATGTGGACACCTTTGAAGAGGAAGAGGAAATCGACATCGACGCGGTGCAGGTGGAAATTGACGATCTGGAAAAAGAGCTGGCAGCGGTGCGGGTAAAAATGGCCGAGAAGCTCAAGGAGATTCAGCGATGAGTAAAGCAGTTCAAGTTCCAGATGGCTGGGTAAAAGGCTCTTTGTCTTCATTTACAGAGTGCTTTTCGGGAGGTACGCCTAGTCGCTCTAAATCTGAATTCTACGAAGGCACCATTCCATGGGTAAAGTCTGGCGAGGTTAACAATAGGTTTATTTATGATACCGAAGAAAAAATTTCTGAATCCGCAATCAGAGAGTCTTCTGCAAAGTTGGTGAATCCCAATTCTATCTTGGTTGCAATGTATGGAGCAACTGCGGGAAAGGTGGCTGTACTGAAGGTTCTTGCTGCCACGAATCAAGCAGTGCTGGCTATGAATCCGGTGGACTCTAATTTGTGCTCCGACTTTCTGTTTTGGGTGATGGAGTATGAAGCTGTGCGACTAATGAAAAAGGTTCAAGGTGCTGCACAACCAAACCTTAGTAAAAATCTTATCGGGAATCATAAGGTCACTCTCCCCCCGCTTCCCGAGCAAAAAGCCATTGCCGATCTGCTGGCCACCTGGGATGAGGCTATCGAGAAAACCGAGCGGTTGATTCAGGCGAAGGAAGCCAACTTAAAGGGCCAGATTCAAAGAATAATGGGGAAAGAGGCCATTGATGCAAATGGCTGGTCAATGGTTCACTTGGGTGAGCTCTTTTCCGAAGTAACACGCAAGGTTGGCGAAAAAGAGCTAACGCCCTACAGCATCTCTGCCGGGATTGGATTTGTGTCTCAGCGCGAAAAATGGGGCAAAGATATATCCGGTTCTCAGCATAAGAATTACACACACCTTAAAGCTGGTGAGTTCTCTTATAACAAGGGAAATTCAAAGCGGTACCAACAAGGGTGTGTGTATCTGCTTAAGGACGGGGAGATTTGCGTTCCCAACGTATTTATCAGCTTTAAGCCGAAAGCAAAGAATGTTGTTCCTGAGTTCTTCGAACACTATTTCATTGCCGATTATCACGCCCGTGAACTGAAGCGATACATCACAAGCGGTGCCCGATCGGATGGGCTTCTTAATCTGAACAAAAAGGAGTTCTTCAAGATAATGGTTCCCTGCCCATCCATTGAAAAGCAAGAATCCATTGCCGAAGCCCTGACTGCATCACAACAGGAAATCGACCTGCTGAAACAGCTCGCAGAAAAATACAAAACCCAGAAACGCGGGCTGATGCAAAAGATGCTCACCGGCGAATGGCGGGTAAAACCGGAAATCGTTAACCAATACATGGAGGCGTAATCATGGCTAAAGGTAAAAACCAGCACGTTGTAAAACATCCCGATGGCTGGGCGGTTAAAGGCGAAGGAAACAGCAAGGCGACCAAGGTTACCCGCACCCAGGCGCAGGCCATTGATAAGGCGGAGAACATCGCCAGAAACCAGAAGTCGGACACCAAAATTCATGGTGTGGACGGAAAGATCCGTGCTGGCAACAGCTACGGAAACGACCCGTGCCCTCCTAAGGATAAGAAATAAGGAGTGTGCATGGGTAAGCCTTTCAGAATATTGAGCATTGATGGCGGCGGGATTAGAGGAATATATCCCGCCCATGTTCTTCGGTGTATCGAGGAACGCCATCACATAAATCTTTTCGACACGTTCGACATGATTGCCGGAACAAGCACCGGTTCCATCATCGCTGCCGGAGTGGCCACGGGTGTGCCTGCGGCTGACATTGTGGCGATGTACAAAGAGCATGGCACTGGGATCTTCCGTAAGAAGCGGTTTTTCCTACCCGGGAAAAGCGTTCAACCCATGTTCGACAGTGTCTACGATGCCCAATATCTGGAAAATGTGCTCACAGAAGTATTTCAGGACAAGCGGCTGGGTTACATAGAAAAACCGCTGCTGCTTCCCTCTACCGATATCGGCAATGGTTGTGTTCACGTTCTGAAGTCTGGCTACTCCAAGGAGTTCACTCGTGACAATGCCGTGCTGGTAAAAGACGCGGTATTGGCGTCCTGTTCGGCACCAACCTATTTCGATCCGCATCGACTGAATGAATATCTCCTCGCAGATGGCGGGCTTTGGGCCAACAACCCTGCGCTGGCTGCGGCGATTGACGCCCAGAAGCGGCTTGGGGTTGCTCAGGATGATATACAAATTCTGTCAATTGGCACCGGCCATTCGAAAACTATGTACGGCACAAACGCCTCGCGTAAATGGGGCTTGATCAATGGGTGGAAACACAAGGAATTTATCAGTTTAATTCTGTCCCTACAGAGTCAAAGTGCTCTGAACTATCTGAATCTCATGCTCCGCCCCGGGCAGATTAAGCGGGTTGATTTTGAATCCGACCTGCCGTTGCCGATGGATGACGTGTCCATACTGGACGACCTCATCTCCAAAGCGGATCACAAGTTTACCCATGAATCGGAATCGATCAGGGCATTCATACAAAATGGAGGGATTGCAGGTGAATAGGATTGTTACGCGGGAAGAGGCCCTCCGAAAAGCGGCTGAGCAACTGGACATATCACCATCGAAGTACAAACAGGCCATGGAGCGTTTCGACTCCATGAAGTCCTATCTACTGGATGGTGAATACGATGGCGCAACTGATGAGCCTGAAATTTACCTACAGGGCTCCTTCAAACTCGGGACAGAGATACGGCCCTATAAAGACAGCAAAGACGCCAATTATGACATCGATATTGTCTGCCGTTTGGAACATGAAAAAGAAACCATCACCCCGAAAACGGTAAAGCATCAGGTTGGAGACCACCTGAAAGAGCATGGTACTTACGTGAAGATGCTCGATGACGAAGGCAAACGCTGTTGGACCCTGAATTACGCTGAGCAGGATGGCGTTGGTTTCCACATGGACATTCTGCCATCGGTTCAGGAAAGCTGGAGCACCTTCAGGGACTATTACTGGTATCGCAGTGCCATTGCCGTGACGGACAGATGCGGTGACTCCGGCTCTTATGACTGGTCGCCCAGCAATCCTAAAGATTTTGCTGAGTGGTTTTACGATAAAAACAAGGCTGCCTTTGAGGATGTAAAGCAGACGCAGAAACAGATCCTCTTTGAAAATTACCGGCAGGACGGACTGTTCACTACCCGGGATGCGGTCCCGGATATTCATGTGAAGACGCCGCTGCAACGGGCTATTCAGCTGTTGAAAAGGCATAGAGACATTCGTTTCTGCAATCAGCAGAACGAAAAATGCAAACCGATCTCTATGGTCATTACCGTGCTGGCAGCCAAGATCTACCGGAATGAATCGACCATTTATGAAACGCTGAGAAATTTGATAGACACCTTGTCCCGTCACGCTGATCAGATGCAGCCGACTTTTCGGTTTGATGAAGCAATGGCGGAGTCTGCCTACACGCTGA includes:
- a CDS encoding gamma-glutamylcyclotransferase; its protein translation is MKNNDNHLQLFVYGTLKKGFWNFDRFCTRAISIEPATTWGRLYQLPAGFPALEVPESSILATGTTDPLADTRTQSAIELPENGMTRPEGDWDLVHGELMTFANPGFDLPPIDRLEAFDPNGRCVYTRVLVAVEVNDLIRPVWLYHYNPGHDAERITSGKWR
- a CDS encoding restriction endonuclease subunit S, translated to MKMKIKKLATVQMGYSFRSRLEASEGGGVAVIQMKDLLDDNTVGCDGLVRINMEAMKDHHLAQRGDLVFRSRGSLTTAAVLLEDPGKAVVAAPLLRIRVTKPDKILPEYLNWYISQRDAQIFLTSRAKGTVQKMISKQAIEDLEVALPSLEKQKNIVELATLSAREQTLLHTLADKREQYISTVLMQFAKGE
- a CDS encoding type I restriction-modification system subunit M, yielding MSSKIDQKDINNAAWAACDTFRGVVDPAQYKDYILVMLFLKYISDVWQDHYEEYQKQYGDDDVRIRRKLERERFVLPVVKLTEKNDETGEETVLDEFPATYYSLYERRSAANIGELINIVLDHIEESNKSKLEGVFRNIDFNSEANLGKTKDRNRRLKQLLEDFHKPQLNMKPSLVSEDVIGNTYIYLIERFASDSGKKAGEFFTPLKVTELVAKLAGPKPGDRICDPACGSGGLLIQAAKEVGDRNFALFGQESNGSTWALCRMNMFLHSFDSARVEWCDTLNSPLLVENDRLMKFNCVVANPPFSLDKWGAENAESDQYNRFWRGVPPKSKGDWAFISHMVETALEKQGRVAVVVPHGVLFRGAAEGRIRQKMIEENLLDAVIGLPGNLFPTTNIPVAILVFDRSREKGGVREECKNVFFVDASREFVSGKNMNTLSEAHIGKIMATYAARAEEEKYAHVAEFAEIKENDFNLNIPRYVDTFEEEEEIDIDAVQVEIDDLEKELAAVRVKMAEKLKEIQR
- a CDS encoding restriction endonuclease subunit S is translated as MSKAVQVPDGWVKGSLSSFTECFSGGTPSRSKSEFYEGTIPWVKSGEVNNRFIYDTEEKISESAIRESSAKLVNPNSILVAMYGATAGKVAVLKVLAATNQAVLAMNPVDSNLCSDFLFWVMEYEAVRLMKKVQGAAQPNLSKNLIGNHKVTLPPLPEQKAIADLLATWDEAIEKTERLIQAKEANLKGQIQRIMGKEAIDANGWSMVHLGELFSEVTRKVGEKELTPYSISAGIGFVSQREKWGKDISGSQHKNYTHLKAGEFSYNKGNSKRYQQGCVYLLKDGEICVPNVFISFKPKAKNVVPEFFEHYFIADYHARELKRYITSGARSDGLLNLNKKEFFKIMVPCPSIEKQESIAEALTASQQEIDLLKQLAEKYKTQKRGLMQKMLTGEWRVKPEIVNQYMEA
- a CDS encoding DUF2188 domain-containing protein, which produces MAKGKNQHVVKHPDGWAVKGEGNSKATKVTRTQAQAIDKAENIARNQKSDTKIHGVDGKIRAGNSYGNDPCPPKDKK
- a CDS encoding CBASS cGAMP-activated phospholipase; the encoded protein is MGKPFRILSIDGGGIRGIYPAHVLRCIEERHHINLFDTFDMIAGTSTGSIIAAGVATGVPAADIVAMYKEHGTGIFRKKRFFLPGKSVQPMFDSVYDAQYLENVLTEVFQDKRLGYIEKPLLLPSTDIGNGCVHVLKSGYSKEFTRDNAVLVKDAVLASCSAPTYFDPHRLNEYLLADGGLWANNPALAAAIDAQKRLGVAQDDIQILSIGTGHSKTMYGTNASRKWGLINGWKHKEFISLILSLQSQSALNYLNLMLRPGQIKRVDFESDLPLPMDDVSILDDLISKADHKFTHESESIRAFIQNGGIAGE
- a CDS encoding nucleotidyltransferase, whose protein sequence is MNRIVTREEALRKAAEQLDISPSKYKQAMERFDSMKSYLLDGEYDGATDEPEIYLQGSFKLGTEIRPYKDSKDANYDIDIVCRLEHEKETITPKTVKHQVGDHLKEHGTYVKMLDDEGKRCWTLNYAEQDGVGFHMDILPSVQESWSTFRDYYWYRSAIAVTDRCGDSGSYDWSPSNPKDFAEWFYDKNKAAFEDVKQTQKQILFENYRQDGLFTTRDAVPDIHVKTPLQRAIQLLKRHRDIRFCNQQNEKCKPISMVITVLAAKIYRNESTIYETLRNLIDTLSRHADQMQPTFRFDEAMAESAYTLITRTADGKWHIPNPTNHGENFADKWHENENGVPHARAKAFFQWVAWAKDDFLNIAERLDEEHYTRSLVSPANNSKSLTVAQPRGLSFNVAHRQKPYWPLGLSYSAQISARYKANGSWQGFNSGEPLNKHLDLLFNASTNVPAPFHVYWQVVNTGKEAEHARQLRGEIVLSKTAGVGGLTQKESTSYTGIHWVECFIVKNSVCVARSGEFVVRIV